In uncultured Methanobrevibacter sp., the DNA window GGAAACTCGCTGCAGCGTCCGCAATAGCTGAAATTTTTAGAATCAAAACAGGTTTTAATTTTGCACTTTAAACTGGCCTTGTTTTTTCCATCATCACTTATAAGGCATCCTGCACAGGGATTTTGGTATTTTTCACAGCTAATGCAGTTAATTCCACAAGGTGCAAGTAATTTTGAATCAATTTCATCAGGCATTTTCATAATATTACTATATTTGATTTGATATTAATAATTGTATTATGTATTAAGTTTTCAAAGTAATTTCGAATGAAACAGAATATTGGAAAAGAAAATATCGGGGTAATTTAAAAATTGATTTGTCTTGTAATTATAAGTAAAAATCTCATTTTTACGATACATTTATAAATACATAAAACAAATAGTTTATTACTGTTATTTTTTAGCAGTGAAAATATACTTTTTTTGGGATAAGTTCCCATATGGATGTGGCCTTCGTGGCTGAACAAAAAGGTGTTATTTATGTATAAATATATTAGAGACGCATGGAAAAACCGGTGCAGTTCAAAGAATTGAAAGACCTACTAGACTCGACAGAGCTAGAAGTTTAGGTTACAGAGCTAAAAAAGGTTTTGTTTTAGTAAGAACCAGAGTAAGACGTGGTGGAAGAAGGAAAACCCGTCGTTTCAATGGTCGTAAACCTAAAAGAATGGGTGTAAACAAAATCACTCAAGCAAAATCCATTCAAAGAATTGCTGAAGAACGTGTAGCTAAAAAATACCCTAACATGGAAGTTTTAAACTCTTACTGGGTATGGTCTACTGGAAAACATAAATATTATGAAGTAATTTTAGTTGATCCTAACAGTCCTTCTATTATCAACGATAAAAAAATCAATTGGATTTGCTCCAAAAAACACACTAACAGAGCTCTTAGAGGCTTAACTAGTGCTGGTAACAAAGGACGTGGAATCAAATCTAAAGGAAAAGGCTCAGAACAAGCTAGAAGAAGAAAAATCTAATTTTTCTTCATTCCTTTTTTGATTAAAATGATTCATAATATCAAATTTAGAGCTTTCGTTTATGAAGATGAAAGCATTGATGATATAACTCAAGCTATTTTAAATATTCTTCCTGAAGCTGAAATTGAAGCCGAAGAAGCTGAAGGAATTCTGGAAGATAAAATAATAATTTTATCAGGTGTAGTATCCAAAAAAAGATACACAAAGACTTTTTTTAACACACTCCTCGAGTGGACTGATTTAGACAAATTAAATTCCGATTTAGAACGTAAAATGGATGAAAAAGGAAACTGGTTTTTAAGATTTGACAAAGCCGATGCTTTAGATGAAAAATGGACAATTCTGGATAAAGGGGATTCAATCCATCTCAAAGTAAAAATTGCAGCTTTCCCTGCTAAAAAGCAGATTGCAGTTGATAAAGTCCGTGAAGCTATTTTAAATGATTAATATGGAATTTAACCAGATTATTCAGGAATTTGAAGAGGCATCCAATGAAGATTTCGCCAAAAACATGAAAAAATTTGGAATTACCTATGTTAAAAGTTATGGACTCAGATTGCCTCAGATTAGAAAGATTGCAAAGCAGTGCGGCAAAAACCATGAAATGGCATTAAAACTTTGGAATTATGGCTATCATGAGACCTACCTTATGGCAACACTTGTTGAAAAACCTGAAAAGGTTGATTCGCTTCAATTGAATGACTGGGTGTATACATTCTATTCATGGGACTTGGTGGACCAGGCATGCATCAATCT includes these proteins:
- a CDS encoding DUF3795 domain-containing protein, encoding MKMPDEIDSKLLAPCGINCISCEKYQNPCAGCLISDDGKNKASLKCKIKTCFDSKNFSYCGRCSEFPCPLMKKHSKKYVKRHDLNTLDSAKRIKTTGIGRMMAQDREKWLCPECGGVVKFQSKTCSECGFKID
- a CDS encoding RNA-binding protein, which translates into the protein MIHNIKFRAFVYEDESIDDITQAILNILPEAEIEAEEAEGILEDKIIILSGVVSKKRYTKTFFNTLLEWTDLDKLNSDLERKMDEKGNWFLRFDKADALDEKWTILDKGDSIHLKVKIAAFPAKKQIAVDKVREAILND